One genomic window of Fusarium fujikuroi IMI 58289 draft genome, chromosome FFUJ_chr01 includes the following:
- a CDS encoding related to zinc finger protein: MPYCPPCDRHFRLENSLDQHIRAVHSQTYCWRCERHFPHARAKQQHLENSPRHHICTHCDYEPDFDSQGDLTDHLIEEHHACIPCHEYFSDEEDLLEHDVDVHHKCRTCDRFFSSRSNLINHRKTHAARNVECLGCSRMFISRSAMVLHLEANTCESGSDEHSIRQYVWDYYEIYGRWNHDHDDDLDCGSCGTYFNKLSALLQHVESESCDASSSDYDSLFDYIEQSIC, from the exons ATGCCCTACTGTCCTCCTTGTGACAGGCACTTCCGCCTAGAGAACTCCTTGGACCAACACATCCGTGCCGTACACTCTCAGACCTACTGTTGGCGCTGTGAAAGACACTTTCCGCACGCACGTGCAAAGCAACAACACCTTGAGAACTCTCCACGACATCACATCTGCACTCACTGCGATTACGAGCCCGACTTCGACTCACAAGGTGATCTGACAGATCATCTGATAGAAGAACACCATGCTTGCATTCCATGTCATGAGTACTTctccgatgaggaagatcttCTGGAGCATGATGTGGATGTTCATCATAAATGCCGAACCTGCGACCGATTCTTCAGCTCGCGATCGAACCTGATCAAC CACCGCAAGACCCACGCCGCAAGAAATGTCGAATGCCTCGGATGTTCAAGGATGTTCATCTCCCGTTCAGCCATGGTGCTCCATCTTGAGGCCAACACTTGCGAGTCGGGGTCTGACGAACATTCCATCAGACAGTACGTTTGGGACTACTACGAGATCTACGGGCGCTGGAATCATGACCACGACGATGATCTTGACTGTGGTAGCTGCGGAACGTATTTTAACAAGTTGAGCGCTCTGCTGCAGCATGTCGAAAGTGAAAGCTGTGACGCGAGTAGCTCGGACTACGACTCGCTTTTCGACTATATAGAGCAAAGCATTTGCTAA
- a CDS encoding related to ketoreductases, whose product MEALKGQTAFITGASMGIGEAIALALAEHGVNIALVSRSKDKLETVRDKITSKFSEVKVGVYPVDIQNQPDIEKAVKSAISELGQIDILINNAGLALGAPGRFWEIPIDQVAQMSNTNINGVMFTTHAVLNHSMWKRKKGTIINVSSVTGLECPPFNGEAVYHASKAFLEGFSNSLRMETAGSDIRVLVLRPGVVQTHFHLQRVQYDQSAMDDFVEGYEPLVAEDLAQSVLYMLSLPPRVSIKALDCVPTAQRALTNFDREWNSRRE is encoded by the exons ATGGAGGCCTTGAAGGGACAGACAGCATTCATT ACTGGAGCCTCTATGGGTATTGGTGAAGCCATTGCATTGGCGCTGGCCGAGCATGGCGTGAACATTGCCCTAGTATCTCGAAGCAAG GATAAGCTTGAAACAGTGCGCGATAAGATCACATCCAAATTCTCTGAGGTCAAGGTCGGAGTCTACCCCGTAGACATTCAGAACCAGCCCGACATAGAAAAGGCTGTCAAATCAGCCATATCTGAGCTTGGCCAGATTGACATCTTGATCAACAAT GCCGGTCTTGCACTCGGCGCCCCTGGTCGCTTTTGGGAGATCCCCATCGATCAAGTCGCCCAGATGtcaaacaccaacatcaacggcGTCATGTTCACCACCCACGCAGTACTCAACCACTCAATGTGGAAACGAAAGAAAGGGACCATCATCAACGTCTCCTCTGTCACAGGTCTCGAGTGTCCACCATTCAACGGCGAAGCAGTTTATCATGCATCAAAAGCTTTCCTCGAGGGCTTCTCCAACAGTCTTCGCATGGAAACTGCCGGATCGGACATCAGGGTTTTAGTTCTTCGGCCAGGTGTTGTCCAGACCcatttccatcttcaacGGGTTCAGTACGATCAGAGTGCCATGGATGACTTTGTTGAGGGATATGAGCCGCTGGTTGCAGAGGATTTAGCGCAGTCGGTGTTGTACATGTTGAGCTTACCGCCTCGCGTCTCCATCAAGGCTTTGGATTGCGTACCTACGGCGCAGAGGGCGCTGACGAACTTTGATCGGGAGTGGAACTCACGTCGTGAATAG
- a CDS encoding related to heterokaryon incompatibility protein het-6 — translation MDIPFEARIPRDPKFKAENSSDAFVALAKWAVDYSTAEGVKAGYKAAFQSGQERLSGFFSSLQGSSSQKPDLPTEKLVYSPLKDAKGIRLVQVEVNDSVLSLTTKTYSASEIPPYVCLSYVWIDFGPMWNRGRDFRETELEVPHFSHADTVDIAINSKLFPIGANLHAALLGLHKYLNGRPIWTDAVCINQDDTDEKTVQVSRMDEIYSAAGKVFIWLGRKHTERTAAMNILKAWPAFPEDPDNADILFHGKKYASARAFFDATSTGSELISWLSLLRIVTESWWSRVWTVQEFILAKEYAFYYNGEEVPASELKKAMDWTYFVASHLSPKMVPHWVTFQPSMFDLKKARRKLHLLDVTMLGGTRMAGDPRDKVWAFLGITDQTTLGREPLKPNYSNRNMGDFYLDIAQRLISGDAGLLVLSLVNHPLPREAYKFTSKKPICNKLLDRHKAKKRFPKKQPDWAPLEEDVFDAALQPDWSGKGAGYPSWVPKMASAVATEPLFLKEMKAQKARGRRLYDHNWRVFHAASHVKGDYSLSGNGRILSVSAHILDRITKIAPLPKNKEEERAFYKSLRSWYPGKTRLADIAYPPQPSTTVPEALWRTLLTNIWLTTHPAPDACSAHFANYLARISDSASDAKHDLRFKQKPDPEEGDIFAVAVDDAGTDRVLFITEKGYLGLGPARTEVGDVVSLIAGAHVPFVLRKGGPGWVLVGETYVHGVMYGETLNKAEFQQVVIV, via the exons ATGGATATACCATTTGAAGCTCGGATCCCCCGTGATCCCAAGTTCAAAGCCGAAAACAGCAGCGATGCTTTCGTAGCCCTGGCGAAATGGGCAGTGGATTACTCAACCGCTGAGGGGGTCAAAGCAGGCTACAAAGCAGCCTTCCAGTCCGGTCAAGAAAGATTATCTGGTTTCTTTTCAAGCCTCCAAGGGTCATCTAGTCAAAAGCCC GACTTGCCAACAGAGAAGTTGGTTTACTCGCCGCTTAAAGACGCAAAGGGAATACGTCTTGTTCAGGTCGAAGTCAATGACTCGGTCCTTTCTCTGACTACGAAAACTTACTCCGCATCCGAGATACCGCCTTATGTCTGTCTATCTTACGTCTGGATCGATTTCGGACCGATGTGGAATCGTGGTCGCGACTTTCGTGAGACTGAGCTTGAGGTTCCTCACTTCAGCCATGCCGATACAGTCGATATAGCAATTAACAGCAAACTATTCCCCATCGGTGCTAACTTGCACGCTGCCCTCCTTGGCTTACACAAATACCTCAACGGCAGACCTATCTGGACCGACGCTGTATGTATTAACCAAGACGACACGGATGAGAAGACTGTCCAGGTTTCTCGCATGGATGAGATATACAGTGCAGCTGGAAAGGTCTTCATATGGCTTGGTAGAAAGCATACGGAACGAACAGCGGCGATGAACATTCTCAAAGCGTGGCCGGCATTTCCAGAAGACCCAGACAATGCCGACATCCTATTCCACGGCAAAAAGTACGCTTCTGCAAGGGCCTTTTTTGATGCCACTTCAACAGGCTCGGAGCTGATATCATGGCTCAGTCTCCTCCGGATAGTCACAGAGAGTTGGTGGAGTCGTGTCTGGACTGTTCAAGAGTTCATACTTGCAAAGGAATATGCCTTCTACTATAATGGCGAAGAAGTACCGGCGtcagagctgaagaaggccaTGGACTGGACATACTTTGTTGCGAGTCACTTGTCGCCAAAGATGGTGCCTCATTGGGTTACCTTTCAGCCTTCGATGTttgacttgaagaaggctaGGCGAAAGCTCCACCTCCTTGATGTGACGATGCTTGGAGGTACGAGAATGGCTGGTGATCCGCGTGACAAGGTCTGGGCCTTTCTCGGCATCACAGATCAAACAACGCTTGGCAGGGAACCTCTCAAACCAAATTACAGCAATCGAAATATGGGCGACTTCTACCTCGACATAGCTCAACGTCTCATCAGCGGTGACGCAGGTCTTCTCGTCCTATCTTTGGTCAaccatcctcttcctcgggaGGCATACAAGTTTACGTCGAAGAAACCAATCTGCAACAAGTTACTTGACAGacacaaggccaagaagcgatTTCCTAAGAAGCAACCAGATTGGGCGCcgctggaagaagatgtcttTGACGCTGCCCTCCAGCCAGATTGGTCTGGAAAGGGGGCTGGCTATCCAAGCTGGGTTCCAAAGATGGCGAGCGCCGTTGCGACTGAGCCACTGTTCCTGAAAGAGATGAAGGCTCAAAAGGCTCGGGGGAGACGGCTTTATGATCACAATTGGCGAGTCTTTCACGCGGCTTCTCATGTAAAGGGTGATTACTCGTTGTCTGGAAACGGAAGAATACTCTCAGTGAGCGCTCATATCTTGGATAGAATCACCAAGATTGCCCCTCTGCCtaagaataaagaagaagagcggGCGTTCTACAAGAGCCTTCGGTCATGGTACCCAGGGAAGACTCGTCTGGCTGACATAGCCTATCCTCCCCAACCTTCAACAACCGTCCCTGAGGCGCTGTGGCGAACCCTTTTAACGAATATCTGGCTCACCACACATCCTGCACCTGATGCTTGCAGTGCTCATTTTGCAAATTATCTTGCTCGTATCTCAGACTCTGCTTCTGATGCGAAGCATGATCTTCGGTTTAAGCAGAAGCCTGATCCTGAGGAGGGAGATATCTTTGCGGTTGCGGTAGATGATGCTGGGACTGATAGAGTGCTTTTCATAACAGAGAAGGGCTACTTGGGACTGGGGCCAGCGAGAACAGAAGTTGGGGATGTTGTGAGTTTGATCGCAGGGGCACATGTCCCATTTGTGCTACGGAAGGGGGGTCCAGGATGGGTTTTGGTTGGGGAGACTTATGTACATGGGGTTATGTATGGTGAGACCTTGAACAAGGCAGAGTTCCAGCAGGTGGTCATCGTATGA
- a CDS encoding related to choline dehydrogenase — MILSRLKYALAAVLTGSSTSLATKPDVYDYVIIGSGPGGGSLAANLAREGHSVFLIEAGGDNHTSILEQLPALARTAAETPSHSWQFFVNHYEDFDAARRDPKYTYIQTNGSYYVGLDPPEGARPAGLYYPRGSTLGGSAQVNAMNFAWCPDNEWDYIANLTCDASWGHEHMRRHLMNLENCTYVPEGTPGHGFDGYLVNDQSNATVNIGSPNVANFFSQMFRETEGIDVEDPAEMSELLLRDLNGIDPHRYENGRMYSTPVAIDPSTAARSGAGIYINQVIDAGHPLTVSFHSLATRVLTKQGRNKKPRAYGVEYMVGEGLYSADGRYDPEQTGEIREVYAKHEVIVSGGAFNTPQILMLSGIGPREELEAWDIPVVVDLPAVGSNLHDNYEVPVQIRGEENWLIPRESPCTGTFDDEDPCFVLWRDDASGPYAARDSSYGAVWRSSQSWDNDSDLMFLSSPGLSGLVGFYPGYSTGERAGNDPAEWMHAVVKMQTSNSAGTVRLNSSDPRIRPNINFNYFAESAERDLDAIVEGIELLRRAFDATGVPYTQLSPDPENLRQSIQDLAFSHHASSTCAIGADDDGNSCVDSRFRVRGVDNLRVVDASVFPRSPGGMPNGPTWTISRKAFETLLEDNH, encoded by the exons ATGATTCTCAGTCGTCTTAAATACGCTCTTGCGGCTGTCTTGACAGGCAGCTCTACTAGTCTTGCAACCAAACCCGATGTCTACGACTATGTTATCATCGGCTCTGGTCCAGGAGGAGGTTCCCTTGC GGCCAATCTAGCTAGAGAGGGCCACTCCGTCTTCCTTATCGAAGCGGGAGGAGACAACCATACGAGTATTTTGGAACAGCTTCCAGCTCT TGCTCGAACTGCTGCCGAGACTCCCAGCCACTCTTGGCAGTTCTTCGTCAATCACTACGAGGACTTTGACGCAGCTCGTCGTGATCCCAAGTACACTTACATTCAGACCAATGGCTCCTACTACGTTGGTCTTGATCCGCCGGAGGGTGCTAGGCC TGCCGGCTTATACTATCCTCGCGGCTCAACTCTCGGCGGAAGTGCGCAAGTCAATGCCATGAACTTTGCCTGGTGTCCTGATAATGAGTGGGACTACATTGCCAATCTTACGTGCGATGCCTCCTGGGGCCATGAGCACATGCGTCGACACCTGATGAATCTCGAGAACTGTACCTATGTCCCTGAAGGTACTCCTGGTCATGGTTTTGATGGCTATCTGGTG AACGACCAGAGTAACGCAACGGTCAACATCGGATCCCCTAATGTcgccaacttcttctcacaGATGTTCCGCGAGACTGAGGGCATCGATGTCGAAGATCCCGCTGAAATGTCGGAACTGCTTCTCCGCGATCTCAACGGTATCGACCCGCACCGTTACGAAAACGGCCGCATGTACAGCACACCCGTTGCAATCGATCCCAGCACAGCTGCCAGAAGTGGTGCTGGGATTTACATCAACCAGGTCATCGATGCCGGACACCCTTTGACTGTCAGCTTCCACTCTCTGGCGACACGAGTTCTCACTAAACAGGGCCGCAATAAGAAACCCCGCGCTTATGGTGTGGAGTATATGGTTGGTGAAGGTTTGTACTCTGCTGATGGGCGGTACGATCCTGAGCAGACTGGTGAGATTCGGGAGGTCTACGCTAAACACGAGGTCATTGTTTCTGGTGGGGCTTTCAACACTCCGCAGATCCTTATGCTGAGTGGTATTGGCCCGCGCGAGGAATTGGAAGCTTGGGATATTCCTGTTGTCGTCGACCTACCTGCTGTC GGCTCTAACCTGCACGACAACTACGAGGTTCCTGTTCAAATCCGCGGTGAAGAGAACTGGCTTATCCCCAGAGAGTCTCCATGCACCGGTACcttcgatgacgaagatCCCTGCTTCGTACTCTGGCGGGACGACGCGTCGGGACCATATGCAGCACGCGACAGCAGCTACGGCGCCGTCTGGCGAAGCAGCCAGAGCTGGGACAACGACTCGGACCTCATGTTTCTCAGCAGCCCAGGTCTTTCGGGATTGGTAGGCTTCTACCCTGGTTACTCTACCGGCGAGAGAGCAGGCAATGATCCCGCAGAGTGGATGCACGCTGTTGTCAAGATGCAGACGAGCAACAGCGCCGGCACCGTTCGGCTCAACTCCTCCGATCCTCGCATCCGTCCTaacatcaacttcaattATTTCGCCGAGTCAGCTGAGCGTGATCTCGACGCTATTGTTGAAGGAATTGAGTTGCTCAGAAGGGCATTTGACGCGACTGGTGTTCCATACACGCAGCTCAGTCCCGATCCCGAGAACCTGAGACAGAGTATCCAAGACTTGGCCTTCAGTCATCACGCCTCATCAACCTGCGCCATTGgagccgatgatgatgggaacTCTTGTGTTGACTCGAGGTTTCGCGTGCGTGGCGTTGATAACCTACGCGTTGTCGACGCGTCTGTTTTTCCTCGAAGCCCTGGAGGTATGCCTAATGGTCCGACTTGGACTATTTCCCGCAAGGCTTTTGAGACTCTTTTGGAGGACAATCATTAA